A window from Crocosphaera sp. UHCC 0190 encodes these proteins:
- a CDS encoding MBOAT family O-acyltransferase, producing MLFNSSIFILGFLPVTLLIFWLLSKFRLTQGVMIWLLMSSLFFYSYWNIFAPAGQGQTIQYIILIVLSIVINHQLGSAIASAPLSSQKAKLLLFLGTCLNLGVIVYYKYANFLLGSFNHIFASNYNLGQLILPLGISFYTFTQIAYLVDAYRGEIKEENYELPTYGLFILFFPQLIAGPILRHDELIPQFRRLRNFIFSSKNLALGLTLFSIGLSKKVIIADTLSPWVRTIFDHANSLTFIEAWVGALSYTFQLYFDFSGYSDMAIGLGLMFNIVLPINFDSPYKSFSIIEFWRRWHITLSNFLRDYLYIPLGGSRRGEFRRYTNLIVTMLLGGLWHGAGWTFVVWGGLHGLYLSINHGWKKLNISFPKYLAWSITFLAVVMGWVIFRAQNLSDGLTIIQTMIGINGITLPGEAQGKLSFLSSLGIQLQSWSKFNYLPEFYGQKSLSILIIFVLVLAVLKLPNSQEITEKIKFKSWSALVLGLLMTYCLLSLNRVSEFLYFQF from the coding sequence ATGTTATTTAATTCTTCAATTTTTATTTTAGGGTTTTTACCCGTCACATTATTGATATTTTGGTTGTTAAGCAAATTTCGTTTAACCCAAGGGGTTATGATTTGGCTATTAATGAGTTCCCTATTTTTTTATTCTTATTGGAATATTTTTGCTCCGGCTGGCCAAGGACAAACAATTCAATATATTATCTTAATTGTTCTTTCAATTGTAATTAATCATCAGTTGGGATCAGCGATCGCATCTGCCCCATTGTCTAGTCAAAAAGCCAAATTGTTGTTGTTTTTAGGAACTTGTCTCAATTTAGGGGTGATTGTTTATTATAAATATGCTAATTTTTTACTGGGTTCCTTTAATCATATTTTTGCCAGCAATTATAATTTGGGACAGTTAATTCTTCCTTTGGGTATTTCTTTTTATACCTTTACTCAAATTGCTTACTTGGTTGACGCTTATCGAGGAGAAATCAAGGAAGAGAATTATGAATTACCTACTTATGGTTTATTTATTCTTTTCTTTCCCCAATTGATTGCTGGTCCAATTTTGCGCCATGATGAATTAATTCCTCAATTTCGTCGATTAAGAAATTTTATTTTTTCCTCTAAAAATCTTGCCCTAGGATTGACACTTTTTAGTATTGGATTATCAAAAAAGGTGATTATTGCCGATACTTTATCTCCCTGGGTAAGAACGATTTTTGATCATGCTAATTCCCTCACATTTATTGAAGCTTGGGTGGGAGCATTGAGTTATACCTTTCAGTTATATTTTGATTTTTCGGGCTATTCTGATATGGCCATTGGTCTAGGTTTAATGTTTAATATTGTTTTGCCAATTAATTTTGATTCTCCCTATAAATCTTTCTCAATAATTGAGTTTTGGCGACGTTGGCACATTACCCTATCTAATTTCTTAAGAGACTATTTATATATACCATTAGGAGGAAGTCGTCGCGGAGAGTTTCGTCGTTATACTAATTTAATTGTTACTATGTTATTAGGGGGTTTATGGCATGGTGCAGGATGGACTTTTGTGGTTTGGGGAGGATTACATGGTTTGTATTTATCCATTAATCATGGTTGGAAAAAGTTAAATATTTCTTTTCCTAAATACTTAGCCTGGAGCATAACATTTCTAGCAGTGGTTATGGGTTGGGTGATTTTTCGCGCTCAGAATTTATCCGATGGATTAACGATAATTCAAACGATGATAGGGATTAACGGTATTACCCTTCCTGGAGAAGCTCAAGGTAAACTTTCATTTTTAAGTTCTTTGGGAATTCAACTTCAATCCTGGAGTAAATTTAATTACTTACCTGAATTTTATGGTCAGAAAAGTTTGAGCATTTTGATAATATTTGTCTTGGTTTTAGCTGTTCTCAAGCTTCCTAATAGTCAAGAAATTACGGAAAAAATAAAATTTAAGTCTTGGTCAGCATTAGTATTAGGACTATTGATGACTTACTGTTTACTGTCCTTAAATCGTGTTTCCGAATTTCTTTATTTTCAATTCTAG
- a CDS encoding glycosyltransferase family 2 protein, which translates to MLDHQQESVTLSRIRHRLAVLVPCRNEGLTIARVVKQFRAELPEAQIYVYDNRSTDDTAVQAQAAGAIVRYEPQPGKGNVVRRMFADIDADVYILVDGDNTYEVAAVRPLITQLLDNQLDMVVGARRSAANNKEAYRLGHRSGNLFLTGVVKLLFGAQLKDMLSGYRIFSRRFVKSFPALSSGFEIETELTVHTLELKLPFTEDYILYGSRPPGSESKLKTFTDGWRVLGTAVLLFKEVRPFLFFSIISILLGAISILLGIPIFMTYLKTGLVPRFPTAILAATIMLLAFLSFTCGLILDSVARGRREAKRMTYLSYALTDNNKIAPPY; encoded by the coding sequence ATGTTAGATCATCAACAAGAATCAGTCACTTTATCCCGTATTCGTCATCGTTTAGCTGTTTTAGTTCCCTGTCGCAATGAAGGGTTAACTATCGCTAGAGTGGTGAAGCAATTTCGCGCTGAACTACCAGAAGCGCAAATCTACGTCTATGATAACCGTTCAACTGATGATACCGCAGTACAAGCGCAAGCCGCCGGGGCCATTGTTCGCTATGAACCCCAACCAGGGAAGGGTAATGTGGTTCGACGGATGTTTGCTGATATTGATGCAGATGTTTACATTCTTGTTGATGGAGACAATACCTATGAGGTGGCAGCAGTGCGGCCACTGATTACCCAACTTTTAGACAATCAGTTAGATATGGTGGTTGGGGCCCGTCGTTCTGCGGCTAATAATAAGGAAGCTTATCGTTTGGGTCATCGCAGTGGCAATCTTTTTCTCACAGGGGTTGTTAAGCTATTATTTGGCGCACAACTTAAGGATATGCTCTCAGGATATCGTATCTTTTCTCGTCGTTTTGTCAAGTCATTTCCTGCTCTTTCCAGTGGGTTTGAAATTGAAACGGAATTAACAGTTCATACCTTAGAATTAAAGCTTCCTTTTACTGAAGATTATATTTTATATGGTTCTCGTCCCCCTGGTTCAGAAAGTAAATTGAAAACTTTTACCGATGGTTGGCGAGTCTTAGGAACAGCAGTATTACTATTTAAAGAGGTTCGTCCTTTTCTCTTTTTTAGTATCATCTCTATTCTCTTGGGAGCTATTTCTATTTTATTAGGCATTCCCATTTTTATGACTTATTTAAAAACAGGATTGGTTCCCAGGTTTCCCACCGCTATTTTAGCTGCTACGATCATGTTACTGGCTTTTTTAAGCTTTACTTGTGGTCTAATTTTAGACTCAGTTGCTCGTGGCCGAAGGGAAGCAAAACGGATGACTTATCTTTCCTATGCTTTAACTGATAATAATAAAATTGCTCCCCCTTATTAA
- a CDS encoding glycosyltransferase family 2 protein: MKELLISQVSTVQEIIPFNPEISIIVPIFNEAETLENLIDTIATYLNHHLSYEIICIDDGSQDGSTEKLRQLANQRTDLKAIILRRNYGQTPAMAAGFNYAQGKIIVTLDGDLQNDPADIPRLIAKLNEGYDLVSGWRQNRQDDALTRLLPSKIANWLIAKLTGVQLHDYGCSLKAYRAELVADLNLYGELHRFLPALAYIEGARITELPVGHHPRRFGKSKYGLGRTFRVIMDLLTVVFIKRFLTRPMHVFGLFGLGLMTLGMFFGGYLTVLKLLGENIGTRPLLILAVLLTLTGVQLLSFGLLAELVMRTYHESQKRPIYRVREIIGHRVKG; this comes from the coding sequence ATGAAAGAGTTATTGATTTCTCAGGTATCAACAGTTCAGGAAATTATTCCTTTTAACCCTGAAATCTCTATTATTGTTCCCATCTTTAATGAAGCAGAAACCTTAGAAAACTTAATCGATACTATTGCTACTTATTTAAACCATCACCTTTCCTATGAGATTATTTGTATCGATGATGGTTCCCAAGATGGTTCAACAGAAAAGTTACGCCAGTTAGCGAACCAAAGAACTGATTTAAAAGCAATCATTCTACGGCGAAATTATGGTCAAACTCCTGCTATGGCCGCCGGGTTTAACTACGCTCAAGGGAAAATTATTGTCACCCTTGATGGAGATCTACAAAATGATCCGGCTGATATTCCTCGCTTAATTGCTAAGCTCAATGAAGGCTATGATTTGGTCAGTGGTTGGCGGCAAAATCGTCAGGATGATGCTTTAACTCGTCTCCTTCCCTCGAAGATTGCCAACTGGCTCATTGCTAAACTAACGGGGGTACAACTTCATGATTATGGTTGCTCTCTTAAAGCCTATCGCGCAGAATTAGTGGCCGATCTGAATCTTTATGGGGAATTACATCGCTTTTTGCCGGCCTTGGCTTATATTGAAGGGGCGAGAATTACGGAGTTACCTGTCGGTCATCATCCCCGTCGCTTTGGGAAGAGTAAGTATGGCTTGGGGCGCACCTTTCGGGTTATCATGGACTTGTTGACTGTTGTCTTTATCAAAAGGTTTTTGACCCGTCCCATGCACGTTTTTGGTCTGTTTGGCTTGGGTTTAATGACTTTGGGAATGTTCTTTGGTGGCTATTTAACAGTTCTCAAGTTATTGGGGGAAAATATTGGCACTCGTCCTCTCTTAATTTTGGCAGTCTTGTTAACCCTAACTGGGGTACAATTGTTAAGCTTTGGGTTATTGGCTGAGTTGGTCATGCGGACTTACCATGAATCCCAAAAACGCCCCATTTATCGGGTTCGGGAAATCATTGGTCACAGAGTAAAGGGTTAA
- a CDS encoding Tab2/Atab2 family RNA-binding protein produces MGKVWELDFYSRPILDENNKKQWEVLICETPTDTKRSPDSCFRYTQFCTPTTVNSLWLREAIEAAIKEAGETPSKIRFFRRQMNNMIVKACEDAGIPAAPSRRTYALNQWLRLRQSEFYPSYPGYDPKAVQSASVNYPPLDAIALPDAVRGDKMDKWAFVTLEAAALEDMNEWNIGFGEGFPISLAGLSSDTPIPGLIIFSQRALPLAGWMSGLELVSLKLQALPRPLIRLETGLSDSWILVNLTDDPSFAEGQGFEATKEKAQGVHFLAIQSSPDVESFAGFWLLKEE; encoded by the coding sequence ATGGGTAAGGTTTGGGAACTAGATTTTTATTCACGACCAATTTTAGATGAAAATAATAAGAAGCAATGGGAAGTTTTGATTTGTGAAACTCCTACCGATACCAAGCGATCGCCGGATAGTTGTTTTCGCTATACTCAGTTTTGTACCCCGACAACGGTTAACTCTCTCTGGCTCAGAGAAGCGATAGAAGCAGCGATTAAAGAAGCGGGGGAAACCCCTAGCAAGATTCGCTTTTTTCGTCGTCAGATGAATAATATGATCGTCAAAGCTTGTGAGGATGCAGGTATCCCCGCAGCACCGAGTCGTCGGACTTATGCCCTTAATCAGTGGTTGAGATTACGTCAATCTGAGTTTTATCCCAGTTATCCTGGTTATGACCCAAAAGCCGTTCAATCCGCTTCCGTGAACTATCCTCCCCTAGATGCTATTGCTCTACCGGATGCCGTGCGGGGAGATAAGATGGATAAGTGGGCGTTTGTTACCCTGGAAGCGGCTGCCCTCGAAGATATGAATGAGTGGAATATTGGCTTTGGGGAAGGATTTCCCATTTCCTTGGCAGGATTATCTTCTGATACCCCTATTCCTGGCCTAATTATCTTCTCACAACGCGCTCTCCCTCTGGCGGGTTGGATGTCAGGACTGGAATTAGTCTCCCTTAAGTTGCAAGCACTACCCCGACCCCTCATTCGTTTGGAAACGGGCTTAAGTGATAGCTGGATTTTGGTGAATTTGACGGATGACCCTAGTTTCGCTGAAGGTCAAGGGTTTGAAGCTACCAAGGAGAAGGCCCAAGGGGTTCATTTTCTCGCTATTCAGTCTAGTCCTGATGTAGAATCTTTTGCCGGGTTTTGGTTGTTAAAAGAAGAATAG
- a CDS encoding TAXI family TRAP transporter solute-binding subunit, translating to MQESIFRKSAIPVAIGSIIMVIIFGIAWFRDQNDVYTLTLATGSKSGQYYAFGQALSKVVSRHNPHLKIKVIESSGAVENVQLLQDNKVQLAFVQSDTNVSPSTKAVSFLFPEMFHLIARKDSGIKEIKDLEGKGIALMPQGSGSYTMFWVLSEHYQLDKTRLQTNSMMPLEAHEALNQGKVDALFRLVALGNPAVIELLQNPQLELIPIDQGAALKLNLPALEEISIPKGAYNGSVPIPQQNLPGVGVRAVLVTRKEIKQEIIFEITRILYEARNDLVKEFPQAAMINEPNNYRNLGFSFHPGALDYYNQGQPSFIVEYAEPIGLFVSVSVLFISGIWQLRLWLKGKQKNRADLYNLQLLGIIAKIQTIEDVNQLNAIRYQLLEMLEKVIIDLDKDLICSESFQSFTFPWQVALSSIHQRETLLIRKQQQKMIIVDEN from the coding sequence ATGCAAGAATCTATTTTTAGAAAATCTGCCATTCCCGTTGCTATCGGCAGTATTATTATGGTCATTATTTTTGGCATAGCCTGGTTTAGAGATCAAAATGATGTTTATACTTTAACCCTAGCAACAGGCAGTAAGAGTGGTCAATATTATGCCTTTGGACAAGCCTTATCAAAGGTTGTTAGCAGACATAACCCTCATCTGAAAATTAAAGTAATAGAAAGTAGTGGTGCAGTCGAAAACGTTCAATTACTCCAAGACAATAAAGTTCAATTAGCCTTTGTTCAAAGTGATACCAATGTCAGTCCTTCAACCAAGGCAGTGAGCTTTCTTTTCCCGGAAATGTTTCATCTGATTGCCCGTAAAGATTCTGGAATTAAAGAAATCAAGGACTTAGAAGGAAAGGGAATTGCTTTGATGCCGCAAGGGAGTGGTTCTTATACCATGTTTTGGGTATTAAGTGAGCATTACCAATTAGATAAAACCCGACTGCAAACAAATTCAATGATGCCATTAGAAGCACATGAGGCATTAAATCAAGGAAAAGTTGATGCTTTATTTCGTTTAGTTGCCTTGGGGAATCCTGCGGTAATTGAATTATTACAAAATCCCCAATTAGAATTAATTCCAATTGATCAAGGTGCCGCCCTGAAATTAAATTTACCAGCTTTAGAAGAAATTTCAATTCCCAAAGGGGCTTATAATGGTTCTGTTCCTATTCCACAGCAAAATTTACCAGGGGTTGGAGTGCGGGCAGTTTTAGTGACTCGTAAGGAAATTAAGCAGGAAATTATTTTTGAAATTACCCGAATTTTATATGAAGCGAGAAATGATTTAGTTAAGGAATTTCCCCAAGCAGCCATGATCAATGAACCGAATAATTATCGTAATTTAGGATTTTCGTTTCATCCAGGGGCGTTAGATTATTATAATCAAGGTCAACCCAGTTTTATTGTGGAATATGCTGAACCGATTGGGTTATTTGTATCTGTATCGGTTTTGTTTATTTCAGGAATTTGGCAATTACGTTTATGGTTAAAAGGAAAGCAAAAAAATCGGGCTGACCTTTATAATTTACAATTACTCGGAATTATTGCAAAAATTCAGACTATTGAAGATGTAAACCAATTAAACGCCATACGATATCAATTATTAGAGATGTTAGAGAAAGTGATTATTGATTTAGATAAAGATCTTATTTGTTCTGAGTCTTTTCAATCCTTTACCTTTCCTTGGCAGGTGGCTTTATCCAGTATCCATCAGAGGGAAACTTTATTAATTAGAAAACAACAGCAAAAAATGATTATTGTCGATGAAAATTAA
- a CDS encoding cysteine synthase A has translation MDIKDGFIGTVGNTPLIRLNSFSEETGCEILGKAEFLNPGGSVKDRAALYIIQDAEKKGLLKPGGTVVEGTAGNTGIGLAHICNAKGYKCLIIIPDTQSQEKIDLLRTLGAEVRTVPAVPYKDPNNYVKVSGRVAQELDNAIWANQFDNLANRLAHYETTGPEIWQQTDGKVDAWVSATGTGGTYAGGALFFKEKNSEIKCIVADPMGSGLYSYVKTGEINPQGSSITEGIGNSRITANMQGVPIDDAIQIDDHEALRVIYQLMYQEGLFMGGSVGINVGAAIALAKAMGPGHTIVTVLCDGGARYQSRIYNKDWLASKGLSVQ, from the coding sequence ATGGATATTAAAGACGGCTTTATTGGTACAGTTGGCAATACACCCCTAATTCGACTCAACAGTTTTAGTGAAGAAACCGGATGCGAAATTTTAGGCAAAGCAGAATTTCTTAATCCTGGGGGTTCCGTTAAAGATAGGGCTGCCTTATATATTATTCAAGATGCAGAAAAAAAAGGCCTCCTCAAACCTGGGGGAACCGTCGTCGAAGGTACCGCAGGGAATACGGGTATCGGGTTAGCCCATATTTGTAATGCCAAAGGTTATAAATGCCTAATTATTATTCCAGATACCCAATCTCAAGAGAAAATTGACCTTTTGAGAACATTGGGGGCCGAAGTACGGACAGTTCCTGCTGTTCCCTACAAAGACCCGAATAATTATGTCAAAGTTTCGGGTAGAGTTGCCCAAGAATTAGATAACGCGATTTGGGCTAACCAATTTGATAATTTAGCCAACCGATTGGCCCATTATGAAACCACAGGCCCCGAAATTTGGCAGCAAACCGATGGGAAAGTTGATGCTTGGGTATCAGCGACCGGAACCGGGGGAACCTACGCAGGGGGGGCATTATTTTTTAAGGAGAAGAACTCTGAGATCAAATGTATTGTTGCTGATCCCATGGGCAGCGGACTCTACAGTTATGTGAAAACAGGGGAAATTAATCCTCAAGGCAGTTCTATTACTGAGGGTATTGGTAACAGTCGCATTACCGCTAATATGCAAGGGGTTCCTATTGATGATGCCATTCAAATTGATGACCATGAAGCTTTGAGAGTCATCTATCAGTTAATGTACCAAGAAGGCTTATTTATGGGCGGCTCTGTGGGGATTAATGTGGGGGCGGCGATCGCTTTAGCCAAAGCAATGGGGCCAGGCCATACCATCGTAACTGTGTTATGTGATGGTGGGGCCCGTTATCAGTCTCGGATTTATAACAAAGATTGGTTAGCTTCTAAAGGGTTATCGGTTCAATAG
- a CDS encoding flavin-dependent dehydrogenase, whose translation MQEILYLEVPTPDTPLVCRWLQQQWTPVVGKKIITPDGIRLQVVDQSSSSTQGIPETELSIFVWSVQRTTYLKIFRWGEKPFPREQYVCMQLQQEMRQEFPQQYPELPELDLSETSIFAALTPYYPKTVHFFRKMPQGETDLQRVYWWEKRWRENVKNPQQPKQVIFQQKSLDETTLTNYDLIYLGGALGAIHAAVMAQLGYRVLLVERLVFGRMNREWNISRSEFQSLIELGLFTKDEFESIIAREYIDGFSKFFDGNNPSHLKANILHTPTVLNIAIDSTKFLGLCGDKLRKAGGDIWERTEFIKANIDPDGVTVNLVDLETTETKKVRCRLLMDAMGTTSPIAWQLNGKRTFDSVCPTVGAVIEGLSEEVWDARYGDVLNSHGDISRGRQLIWELFPGEDKELTFYLFHYHQVHPDNPGSLLEMYEDFFHILPEYRRCNLEELTWKKPTFGYIPGHFTVGKSDRKVAFDRLLAIGDSASLQSPLIFTGFGSLVRNLGRLTRLLEKALKNDNLTAKNLNQIRAYQSNVAVTWLFSKGMMVPTGKTLPPQQINSMLNTFFGLLADSPSDVSETFIKDKTTWLMFTRLALKAARTNPTLLLWIWEMAGTQDILRWLGSYFDFTLDALKNVGKKNSV comes from the coding sequence ATGCAAGAAATTCTCTACCTCGAAGTTCCAACCCCTGATACTCCCCTTGTCTGTCGCTGGTTACAACAGCAGTGGACACCAGTCGTGGGAAAGAAAATTATCACACCAGATGGTATTCGTTTGCAAGTTGTAGATCAATCTTCATCTTCGACTCAGGGGATTCCTGAAACGGAATTATCAATTTTTGTCTGGTCAGTACAAAGAACTACCTATCTGAAAATCTTTCGCTGGGGTGAAAAACCTTTCCCTCGTGAACAGTACGTTTGTATGCAGTTGCAGCAAGAGATGAGACAGGAGTTTCCCCAGCAATATCCTGAATTACCAGAATTAGATCTCTCAGAAACATCAATTTTTGCAGCCTTAACCCCTTATTATCCTAAAACGGTGCATTTTTTCCGTAAAATGCCCCAAGGGGAGACAGACTTACAGCGAGTTTACTGGTGGGAAAAACGGTGGCGAGAAAATGTTAAGAACCCACAACAACCCAAACAGGTCATTTTTCAGCAAAAGAGCCTCGATGAAACAACTTTGACCAACTATGACCTAATTTATCTTGGGGGGGCATTGGGGGCGATTCATGCAGCCGTCATGGCACAATTGGGCTATCGGGTGTTATTGGTGGAACGGTTAGTCTTTGGACGCATGAACCGAGAATGGAATATTTCTCGGTCAGAATTTCAGAGTTTAATTGAGTTAGGTTTATTCACAAAAGATGAATTTGAATCGATTATTGCGCGAGAATATATCGATGGATTTAGTAAATTTTTTGATGGCAATAATCCTTCTCATCTGAAAGCCAATATTTTGCATACACCGACAGTTTTAAATATCGCCATTGATTCGACTAAATTTTTGGGATTATGTGGGGATAAATTAAGAAAAGCGGGAGGAGATATTTGGGAGAGAACAGAATTTATTAAAGCGAATATTGATCCTGATGGGGTAACAGTTAACTTAGTTGATTTGGAAACAACAGAAACCAAAAAAGTTAGATGCAGATTATTGATGGATGCGATGGGTACGACTTCACCTATTGCTTGGCAACTTAATGGTAAACGGACATTTGATAGTGTTTGTCCTACCGTTGGAGCAGTAATTGAAGGATTATCTGAGGAAGTTTGGGACGCAAGATATGGGGATGTATTAAATTCTCATGGGGATATTTCTCGCGGAAGACAGTTGATTTGGGAATTGTTTCCAGGGGAGGATAAAGAGTTAACCTTTTATCTATTTCATTATCATCAAGTTCATCCTGATAACCCTGGTTCGTTGTTGGAAATGTATGAAGATTTTTTCCATATTTTACCAGAATATCGTCGTTGTAACTTAGAAGAATTAACCTGGAAAAAACCCACTTTTGGCTATATTCCCGGTCATTTTACTGTTGGGAAAAGTGATCGCAAAGTAGCCTTTGATCGATTATTAGCCATTGGGGATTCTGCTTCCTTACAATCTCCCTTAATTTTTACAGGATTTGGTTCTTTAGTTCGCAACTTAGGCAGGTTAACTCGTCTATTAGAAAAGGCGTTAAAAAATGATAATTTAACCGCTAAAAATTTAAACCAAATTCGCGCTTATCAAAGTAATGTGGCGGTAACTTGGTTATTTTCTAAAGGGATGATGGTTCCCACCGGAAAAACCTTGCCTCCACAGCAAATTAATTCCATGTTAAATACCTTTTTTGGGTTATTAGCAGACTCTCCTTCTGATGTTTCTGAAACCTTTATTAAGGACAAAACGACTTGGTTAATGTTTACCCGACTCGCTTTAAAAGCAGCTAGAACGAATCCCACTTTATTACTTTGGATTTGGGAAATGGCAGGAACCCAAGATATATTAAGGTGGTTAGGATCTTATTTTGACTTTACGTTAGATGCTTTAAAGAATGTAGGAAAAAAAAATAGTGTTTAA
- a CDS encoding DCC1-like thiol-disulfide oxidoreductase family protein, whose translation MNPETPSKLTKIFGLDLRSLAVFRMGLALVVMADLLSRAKGINAHYTDAGVLPREILTQQLLHPWYWSFHLISGDFFFQVFLFLIAFLIALALLAGYRTRLAIIATWALNVSLQNRNPALIFAGDDVLRAMLFWAMFLPLGCAYSLDSALNSSPKPLPKRFVSGATFAFIVQLIFIYTWSAAYKTKSELWWPDGDAVYYSLSFDQYATEFGHFLLGFPIPILRILTFGALIFEWVGPFIILIPFRTSFFRCLGIISFIFLHLGFELSFSIGVLSYLSVVNWLTLIPTELWDKGTQLISTTARKGLTIYYDADCGFCKKVVHFIRTFLILPGTPLLIAQDHESIYADMLEKNSWVVVDWENKRHYKFEAIAYVVSLSPILYLFAPLLRWQPLMNVGTKFYETIASNRKFAGNFTRPFKFRPLQVNSSLPFNIITLFLLFLTTMWNLQSFVDQTVARRPLKDDWINKTHHFLNRKTFQTINIIGYITRLDQSWSIFAPAPPRDDGWHVIVGKLKDGTEVNILDEKRPISWDKPTLKNRQTLYQTIQWRVYFINLNRTMGKKLYPHFADYLCREWNKKHSTDQQLESFEIYFMDERTVPPGETQRVEKKKVWQQSCSGE comes from the coding sequence ATGAACCCTGAAACTCCCTCAAAATTAACTAAAATTTTTGGTTTAGATTTACGCTCCTTGGCGGTTTTTCGCATGGGTTTGGCTTTAGTCGTCATGGCTGATTTATTAAGTCGAGCTAAGGGAATTAATGCCCATTATACCGATGCCGGTGTACTTCCTAGAGAAATATTAACTCAACAACTACTTCATCCTTGGTATTGGTCTTTTCATTTAATTAGTGGTGATTTTTTCTTCCAAGTATTTCTCTTTTTAATCGCTTTTTTAATTGCCTTAGCTCTATTAGCAGGTTATCGTACCCGACTGGCTATTATTGCAACTTGGGCTTTAAATGTTTCCTTGCAAAATCGTAATCCTGCTCTGATTTTTGCGGGAGATGATGTCTTAAGAGCCATGCTATTTTGGGCAATGTTTTTGCCGTTAGGTTGTGCTTATTCCCTCGATAGTGCCTTAAATTCTTCCCCTAAACCATTACCAAAACGGTTTGTGAGTGGGGCAACCTTTGCTTTTATTGTACAACTTATTTTTATTTATACTTGGTCAGCCGCTTATAAAACCAAAAGTGAGCTTTGGTGGCCTGATGGAGATGCCGTTTATTATTCTTTAAGTTTTGATCAATATGCTACAGAATTTGGTCATTTTTTATTAGGGTTTCCTATTCCTATTCTCAGAATTTTAACCTTTGGTGCTTTAATTTTTGAATGGGTTGGCCCGTTTATTATTCTGATTCCTTTTCGCACTAGCTTTTTCCGATGTTTAGGGATTATTTCTTTTATTTTCTTACATCTTGGCTTTGAATTATCCTTTTCTATTGGGGTTTTAAGTTATCTGAGTGTGGTCAATTGGTTGACCTTAATTCCCACTGAATTATGGGATAAGGGAACGCAACTAATTAGCACCACTGCACGGAAAGGATTAACTATTTATTACGATGCAGATTGTGGATTTTGCAAGAAAGTTGTTCATTTTATCAGGACATTTTTGATTTTGCCAGGAACCCCTTTATTAATCGCTCAAGATCATGAATCTATCTATGCAGATATGTTAGAAAAAAATTCTTGGGTTGTAGTTGACTGGGAAAATAAACGTCATTATAAATTTGAAGCGATAGCTTATGTGGTTAGTTTATCCCCTATTCTCTATTTGTTTGCCCCTCTTTTGCGTTGGCAACCTCTGATGAATGTTGGCACAAAATTTTATGAAACCATTGCTTCAAATCGTAAATTTGCGGGTAATTTTACTCGTCCTTTCAAGTTTCGTCCTTTGCAAGTAAATTCATCCCTACCCTTTAATATTATTACTTTATTTCTGCTGTTTTTAACCACAATGTGGAATCTGCAAAGCTTTGTCGATCAAACCGTTGCTCGTCGTCCCTTGAAAGATGATTGGATTAATAAAACTCATCACTTTTTAAATCGTAAAACCTTTCAAACAATCAATATAATTGGTTATATAACTCGTTTAGATCAGTCCTGGAGTATTTTTGCTCCTGCACCCCCAAGAGATGACGGTTGGCACGTGATTGTCGGAAAATTAAAGGATGGAACGGAAGTCAATATTCTTGATGAAAAGCGTCCTATTAGTTGGGACAAACCTACATTAAAAAATCGTCAAACCCTCTATCAAACCATTCAATGGCGCGTTTATTTTATTAATTTGAATCGGACAATGGGCAAAAAATTGTATCCCCATTTTGCTGATTATCTTTGTCGAGAATGGAATAAAAAACATTCAACAGATCAACAATTAGAGAGTTTTGAAATTTATTTTATGGACGAAAGAACTGTCCCCCCAGGAGAAACCCAAAGAGTCGAAAAGAAAAAAGTTTGGCAACAATCTTGTTCTGGTGAGTAA